In Massilia sp. METH4, the genomic window GCCGTCGCGGTAGTCCCAGGCGGCGATCACGGCGCGCGTGTAGTAGCCGCGCGAGAAGATCGCGCTCGGACGGCGGCCGTCCAGGTAGGCCACGCCGCCCAGGAAGCGGTCGACACGGTTGCCGTAGTTGTCGCCCCACGAGCCGACGCTGCCGCGCGCCGGCAGGTAGTCGGTGGTGGCCAGCGCCTTGCCGGTGCGGCCGTCGAACACGGTAAGGAATTCCGGGCCGGTCAGGATGTAGCCGGCGCTGTTGCGGTAGTCGGCTTCCGGGTCGCCGATCACGGTGCCGCGGCCGTCCACGGTGCCGTCGGCCGTCTTCAGCATCACCTCGGCCTTGCCGTTGCCGTCCAGGTCATACACCACCATCGTCGTGTAGTGGGCGCCGGCGCGGATATTGCGGCCCAGGTCGATGCGCCACAGCTTCTTGCCGTCCAGGCGGTAGGCGTCGATATAGGTATTGCCCGTGTAGCCGCTCTGCGAATTGTCCTTGGCGTTCGTCGGCTGCCATTTCACGACCAGCTCGTATTGGCCGTCGCCATCCAGGTCGGCCGGCGTGCCATCGTTCATCTCGTAGGTGTAGGCCTGGCCGGCCGGCGTCACGCCGTCGGCAGGCTTGTCCAGCGGAATGCGCAGCACCGGCTCGGTCCAGGTGGGCAGCGCGTATTCTTCCTGCCCCTTCTTTTCCTTGCCGTCGACCACCGGGCGGATCAGGTAGCGCGCGCCGGCGCTGCCCGACGTGTCGGTGAAGTTGCTGACGGCGAGCGGCTCCGCATTGAGCTTCACGCCGTCGCGATAGAGATTGAAGCGGGTATCCGGGGCGTCGGTGCCGAGCACGCGCCAGCTGACGAAGATGTCGGTGCCGGCCGCGATGGCGACGGCGCCCCGATCGAGTTTTTCCAGCTTGCGTCCCGTGTCGGCATGGGCCGACTGCATCAGGCCGAGCGCCAGCAGGGCGATCGGTGCGAAGGTTTGTCTCATAGTGTTTTCACCTTGTTGGTACCACGATGGGAGCGCCCGCGGATGCACGGTGCATGCGCGGGCGCCGTCGCCGGCGCGCTTCCCCGTGCCGGGGCCGGGTTGCCGGTGGCCAGCCGTCACGCTGCGGCGCCAGCCGGCGCATGCGTTGCCGGCAGGCGGCCTGGCCGCGTGAATGGCAATCGAGTATCGGGAGCGGCCAGTTGGGTGTCAATCTGGCAGCCGGAAGCTCTCACCAAGATGAGCGGGAAGCAGGCTGCTGATATACCAGCGCCGAGGGGAAGGGATGACGGAGATGTTGCCCAGAACCGGGGTCCGACCCCGGTTCTGGGAAATGTTTCTAGGAACCGGGGTCTGACCCCGGTTGGGGGAAATGTTGCCGGATCGGGGAGCGCCGGTCGCCGGGATCCGGCTACGCTCGCCCGTGGCGGGAAACCTGGCGCGTCACGCCTTTGCGAAGGCCAGCAGGTCGGCGTTCACCTTGTCCTTGTGCGTGTCGGTCAAGCCGTGCGGCGCGCCCGGATAGACGATCAGCTGTGAACCCTTGACGATCCGCGCCGAGGCGCGGCCGGCCGCGTCGATCGGCACGATCTGGTCGTCGTCGCCGTGGATGATGAGGGTCGGCTTGTCGAACTTCGCCAGGTCGGCGCGGAAGTCGGTCTCCGAGAACGCCTTGATCGAGTCGTAGGTGTTCTTGTGGCCGCCCATCATGCCCTGCATCCACCACGACTGGATCAAGCCTTGCGAGACCTTGGCGCCCGGCCGGTTGAAGCCGTAGAACGGGCCGGATGGGATGTCCAGGTACAACTGCGAGCGGTTGGCCAGCTGGGCGTTGCGGATGCCGTCGAACACCTCGATCGGCAGGCCGTTCGGGTTGAAGGCGGTCTTCACCATGATCGGCGGCACGGCCGACACGAGCGCCAGCTTGGCCACGCGCCGCGTGCCGTGGCGGCCCACGTAGCGGGCGACTTCGCCGCCGCCCGTCGAGAAGCCGACCAGGATCGCGTCCTTCAGGTCCAGCAGTTCGATCAACTGGGCCAGGTCGTCGGCATAGTGGTCCATGTCGTTGCCGTCCCACGGCTGGCTGGAGCGGCCGTGGCCGCGGCGGTCATGCGCGATCACGCGGAAGCCGTTGTTGGCCAGATGGATCATCTGCGA contains:
- a CDS encoding rhamnogalacturonan lyase, whose amino-acid sequence is MRQTFAPIALLALGLMQSAHADTGRKLEKLDRGAVAIAAGTDIFVSWRVLGTDAPDTRFNLYRDGVKLNAEPLAVSNFTDTSGSAGARYLIRPVVDGKEKKGQEEYALPTWTEPVLRIPLDKPADGVTPAGQAYTYEMNDGTPADLDGDGQYELVVKWQPTNAKDNSQSGYTGNTYIDAYRLDGKKLWRIDLGRNIRAGAHYTTMVVYDLDGNGKAEVMLKTADGTVDGRGTVIGDPEADYRNSAGYILTGPEFLTVFDGRTGKALATTDYLPARGSVGSWGDNYGNRVDRFLGGVAYLDGRRPSAIFSRGYYTRAVIAAWDYRDGQLTSRWVFDTDNEGAEARGQGAHWFSVADVNEDGKDDIIYGAATIGSDGHLMYSTGLCHGDALHVGKFDPARPGQQVYMVHESPACYKGNGASFHDAATGALLWGAPATVDVGRGVCYDIDPAYPGAECWASRGGLFNVSGQQISTNRPGSMNFASWWDGDLLREALDGVTISKWNPAAFAFETVLNGAGYNAASNNGTKATPVLSADILGDWREEAVWRTADNTQLLVFSTTIPTAHRIPTLMHDAQYRVQVAGQNAGYNQPPHTSFYIGEGTAAPTRPAVSVAPQ
- a CDS encoding alpha/beta hydrolase produces the protein MTTQDDKQVNQSRRSALLGSTGLAALAALPLAAGLAGEALAAPQKPLRKTASTFTTRDGVEIYYKDWGKGQPIVFSHGWPLNSDSWESQMIHLANNGFRVIAHDRRGHGRSSQPWDGNDMDHYADDLAQLIELLDLKDAILVGFSTGGGEVARYVGRHGTRRVAKLALVSAVPPIMVKTAFNPNGLPIEVFDGIRNAQLANRSQLYLDIPSGPFYGFNRPGAKVSQGLIQSWWMQGMMGGHKNTYDSIKAFSETDFRADLAKFDKPTLIIHGDDDQIVPIDAAGRASARIVKGSQLIVYPGAPHGLTDTHKDKVNADLLAFAKA